The Scyliorhinus torazame isolate Kashiwa2021f chromosome 10, sScyTor2.1, whole genome shotgun sequence genome contains a region encoding:
- the LOC140431051 gene encoding U5 small nuclear ribonucleoprotein TSSC4-like, whose protein sequence is MADGETNMVSTDVLLLKDPDLETRLSSDTVSLGDTDSETNLQSFNSLSPLSESDPDSWSPDDSLTDGVEPQCDYMSNHSLSTVGNSPPTQLFQLRGTSSGFSFRSQNIFSGLENVVKFDAPQSRDDILIDGEFKLPPNPAPHRKVAGESPPGKQGSSSKRQVTGERPRGKQSSILYKKTPSVPDYLLHPERWTKYTLEDVPETSSKKNTAVALEFMDNLKKQRKEKPTMDLDESFTSSFTQESDSVSGKILFSKPLKPASSRTGGVDRTEQEGYGVVRKLAKRESLNPEDPGQVDLAHLDYGEIKEVEDVRVWGLEKDTEEPAKDGKRGTTGEKVHELAVFHSGRKRNRMNIRVKPGKDSEDD, encoded by the coding sequence ATGGCTGACGGAGAAACCAACATGGTTTCCACCGATGTCTTACTTCTAAAAGATCCTGATCTTGAAACCAGGTTATCCAGTGATACAGTATCACTCGGTGACACTGACTCTGAGACCAATCTGCAGTCATTTAATTCTTTGTCACCTCTTAGTGAATCTGATCCAGACTCCTGGTCCCCAGATGATTCACTTACTGATGGGGTGGAACCACAGTGTGACTACATGTCAAATCATTCTTTATCTACCGTTGGAAACAGCCCTCCAACACAACTCTTTCAGCTACGAGGAACTAGTTCTGGCTTCTCTTTTCGTAGTCAGAATATATTCAGTGGTTTGGAGAATGTAGTCAAATTTGATGCACCTCAGTCCAGGGACGACATCTTAATTGACGGAGAATTTAAGCTTCCACCAAATCCAGCACCTCACAGAAAAGTGGCAGGGGAGTCTCCTCCAGGAAAACAGGGCAGTTCTTCAAAGAGGCAGGTTACTGGGGAGCGTCCCAGAGGAAAGCAGAGCAGTATCCTATACAAAAAAACACCATCTGTCCCAGACTACCTTCTCCATCCGGAACGCTGGACCAAGTATACCCTGGAAGATGTTCCTGAAACTAGCAGTAAGAAGAATACAGCAGTGGCATTAGAGTTCATGGACAACTTGAAGAAACAGAGAAAAGAAAAACCTACAATGGACCTGGATGAAAGCTTCACTTCCTCTTTTACTCAGGAATCTGACAGTGTTTCTGGAAAAATTCTGTTTTCCAAGCCATTGAAACCAGCAAGCAGCAGGACAGGTGGTGTAGACAGGACAGAACAGGAAGGCTATGGTGTAGTCCGGAAGCTGGCAAAGAGAGAATCACTGAATCCAGAGGATCCTGGGCAAGTGGATTTGGCACACTTAGATTATGGTGAAATTAAGGAAGTGGAAGATGTGAGAGTATGGGGGCTTGAAAAAGATACAGAGGAGCCAGCAAAGGATGGGAAGCGAGGGACTACAGGGGAGAAGGTGCATGAATTAGCGGTATTTCATAGTGGAAGAAAGAGGAACCGAATGAACATTCGAGTGAAACCTGGTAAAGACAGCGAAGATGACTAA